The following are encoded together in the Pseudoalteromonas shioyasakiensis genome:
- the pepB gene encoding aminopeptidase PepB, giving the protein MSEKFLVQLSEQSAAAHWGEKAALSFTEQGATVHLTEQDTLKNVQKAARTLANQGLKNIALVGDVWCTETQWAFYQGFVSPKNLDAIEFVENAKTDGKELASLKQAATWARQMINGTADDIFPESLAGKAAEFIQSLAPEHVSYQIIKGDALLEQQWIGIHAVGRGSERPPVLLALDYNPTGDENAPVAAALVGKGITFDSGGYSIKASEGMLGMKCDMGGAATVTAGLALAISRGINKRIKLFLCCAENLISGHAYKLGDILTYKNGTTVEIVNTDAEGRLVLADGLMAAGESGAPLIIDAATLTGAALVAVGQEYNALFGLDKELVRDVQDFAEQEMEAAWPLPLEKWHQQNCPSPYADTANSRPQKGGGYGGASNAAGFLSRFVPNEGKGWVHIDLAAAFNMGSTSEWAAGATTQGMRTVARTLLEKA; this is encoded by the coding sequence ATGTCAGAAAAATTTTTAGTTCAACTTAGCGAGCAGAGTGCTGCCGCGCATTGGGGCGAAAAAGCCGCTCTTTCTTTTACTGAACAAGGCGCAACTGTTCATTTAACTGAGCAAGATACACTCAAGAACGTACAAAAAGCAGCACGTACGTTAGCTAATCAAGGCTTAAAAAATATTGCTTTAGTGGGCGATGTTTGGTGTACAGAAACACAATGGGCTTTCTATCAAGGCTTTGTTTCACCAAAAAATTTAGATGCTATTGAGTTTGTTGAAAATGCAAAAACAGACGGCAAAGAACTGGCTTCTTTAAAGCAAGCAGCGACGTGGGCTCGTCAAATGATCAATGGCACAGCTGATGACATTTTCCCAGAGAGCCTAGCTGGTAAAGCGGCAGAATTTATTCAGTCATTAGCGCCAGAGCACGTAAGCTACCAAATCATTAAAGGTGATGCTTTATTAGAGCAGCAATGGATTGGTATTCACGCGGTTGGCCGTGGTAGTGAGCGTCCACCGGTATTATTAGCACTAGATTACAACCCAACGGGTGATGAGAATGCACCTGTTGCGGCCGCTTTAGTTGGTAAAGGCATTACGTTTGATTCAGGTGGTTACTCAATTAAAGCAAGTGAAGGCATGTTAGGCATGAAGTGCGACATGGGCGGTGCTGCTACAGTAACTGCAGGTTTAGCGCTTGCTATTAGCCGTGGTATCAACAAACGCATTAAGTTGTTCTTATGCTGTGCTGAAAACTTAATTTCAGGCCATGCCTACAAACTTGGTGATATCTTAACTTACAAAAATGGCACCACAGTTGAAATCGTTAACACAGACGCTGAAGGTCGTTTAGTGCTCGCTGATGGCTTAATGGCTGCAGGTGAGTCTGGCGCGCCATTAATCATTGATGCGGCAACGTTAACAGGCGCTGCACTTGTTGCTGTTGGTCAAGAGTACAATGCATTGTTCGGTCTTGATAAAGAGCTTGTACGTGATGTACAAGACTTTGCAGAGCAAGAAATGGAAGCTGCATGGCCATTACCACTAGAAAAGTGGCATCAACAAAATTGCCCGTCGCCATATGCAGACACAGCAAATAGCCGCCCACAAAAAGGCGGTGGTTACGGTGGTGCTTCTAATGCGGCAGGTTTCTTATCACGTTTTGTGCCAAATGAAGGTAAAGGTTGGGTGCACATTGACCTTGCCGCTGCATTTAACATGGGTAGCACAAGCGAGTGGGCTGCTGGTGCGACAACACAAGGTATGCGTACCGTTGCAAGAACATTACTAGAAAAAGCATAA
- a CDS encoding amidohydrolase, translating to MKLIISLLATASLSCFANTTVIYNVNGYTPTYKGETQHFSALVFKDGKVVKTGNDSIKNSFPDATSIDGKQATLLPGLVDAHGHVIGLGNNLSQLDVRNTNSADEVGKMLAEFAKDKQGWIIGRGWNQEQWPGGEFPTASNLDKYVKDKPVVLSRVDGHAVWVNSKAMELAGIAKQTPSPAGGEILKLDSGLPSGVFIDKAETLITQHVPKASHTSINTALDNAGTHLLSLGITSTHDAGIDYDTWQVYKQRSEQSTLPVRIVAMLSAADPQLETMLKAGKYKDMNDMLSIRSVKVYADGALGSRGAALIEEYADRKNHHGLMLETQEKLEQLFNLSFAHGFSANTHAIGDKANHVVLDAYENVFKKTGGILLRNRIEHAQIVTPEDIPRFKILKIIPSMQPVHATSDMHMAEQRLTEKQLEGAYAWKTFLAQGSVIAAGSDFPVELANPFDGLYSAITRMDHNQLPEGGWRPEELLSRDEALRAFTLGGAYAAHQEFKVGSLEQGKWADFILIDKDYYKAPVSEIHDINVTQTWIAGELKYKKEE from the coding sequence ATGAAACTTATCATCAGCCTACTAGCAACAGCTTCGCTTAGCTGTTTTGCCAACACCACAGTTATTTACAATGTAAATGGCTACACGCCTACCTACAAGGGCGAAACTCAACACTTTTCAGCACTGGTTTTTAAAGACGGTAAAGTCGTAAAAACAGGCAATGACTCAATTAAAAACAGCTTCCCTGACGCCACCTCTATTGATGGTAAGCAAGCCACGTTACTACCTGGTTTAGTCGATGCTCATGGCCATGTAATTGGTTTAGGGAATAACCTCTCACAACTTGATGTCAGAAATACGAACTCGGCAGATGAGGTTGGCAAAATGCTGGCTGAGTTTGCCAAAGATAAACAAGGTTGGATCATTGGTCGCGGTTGGAACCAAGAGCAGTGGCCTGGCGGTGAGTTTCCAACTGCCTCTAATTTAGACAAATATGTAAAAGACAAACCTGTGGTACTTTCTCGCGTTGATGGCCATGCTGTGTGGGTCAACTCAAAAGCCATGGAGCTTGCAGGTATTGCTAAACAAACTCCCTCTCCTGCTGGCGGTGAAATTTTAAAGCTAGATTCTGGCTTACCTTCAGGGGTATTCATCGATAAAGCCGAAACACTTATTACCCAGCATGTACCAAAAGCAAGTCATACCAGCATTAATACCGCTTTAGATAATGCAGGCACACACTTGCTGAGTTTGGGCATTACATCAACCCATGATGCTGGTATCGATTACGACACATGGCAAGTGTACAAGCAGCGCTCTGAGCAAAGTACTCTTCCTGTCAGAATCGTAGCCATGCTAAGTGCAGCCGATCCTCAGCTAGAAACCATGCTCAAAGCGGGCAAATATAAAGACATGAATGACATGCTGTCGATTCGAAGTGTCAAAGTGTATGCGGATGGTGCTCTAGGAAGCCGAGGCGCAGCCCTTATCGAGGAATACGCAGATCGTAAAAATCACCATGGCTTAATGCTTGAAACCCAAGAGAAACTTGAGCAGCTATTTAACCTAAGTTTTGCTCATGGTTTTAGTGCGAACACCCACGCAATTGGCGATAAAGCCAATCACGTGGTGCTCGATGCTTATGAAAATGTGTTTAAAAAAACCGGTGGGATTTTACTTCGTAACCGAATTGAACATGCACAAATTGTGACTCCTGAAGATATCCCTCGTTTTAAAATATTAAAAATTATTCCATCAATGCAGCCTGTTCATGCAACCTCTGATATGCATATGGCAGAGCAGCGTCTGACTGAAAAACAACTTGAAGGGGCGTATGCTTGGAAAACCTTTTTAGCACAAGGCTCAGTAATTGCAGCAGGTTCTGACTTTCCTGTAGAGCTTGCTAACCCGTTTGATGGATTATATTCGGCAATTACACGAATGGATCATAATCAATTGCCTGAAGGTGGCTGGCGACCAGAAGAGCTACTATCGCGTGATGAAGCTTTGCGAGCATTTACTTTAGGCGGTGCTTATGCTGCACATCAAGAGTTTAAGGTAGGTAGTTTAGAGCAAGGCAAGTGGGCTGACTTTATTTTGATTGATAAAGACTATTACAAAGCACCTGTTTCTGAAATTCACGATATTAACGTGACACAAACCTGGATTGCGGGCGAGCTAAAGTATAAAAAAGAGGAATAA
- the gluQRS gene encoding tRNA glutamyl-Q(34) synthetase GluQRS: MSTTAVNTPMREYRGRFAPSPSGPLHFGSLIAAVGSFLDAKANQGKWLVRIEDIDTTRVVSGASDDILHTLEAYGLHWDEPVIYQTQRHEQYQAIVDELISKNLVYACHCTRKEIKAIGGIYQGHCRHKNLSLTDSALRLTQQFATSHYHDLIQGEVYIDSQLAKEDYLIKRSDGLFAYQLVVVADDIAQGITRVVRGADLLEPTARQLSLFKQLNKPAPEYAHLPLAVAKPGFKLSKQNYAPAIAKSDPKPALFDALRFLGLKPESSLLSLNIEQMLAWAVETYRLEHIPKVQEIQVSEDPNSPFCNFVTIEK; encoded by the coding sequence ATGTCTACCACAGCCGTTAACACGCCAATGCGTGAATATCGTGGCCGCTTCGCGCCATCCCCTTCAGGGCCATTACATTTTGGCTCACTTATAGCGGCTGTGGGTAGCTTCCTTGATGCAAAAGCCAATCAAGGAAAATGGTTAGTACGCATTGAAGATATCGACACAACACGTGTTGTAAGTGGTGCTAGCGACGATATATTACATACCTTAGAGGCTTACGGCCTGCACTGGGACGAGCCTGTCATATACCAAACCCAGCGTCATGAGCAATACCAAGCCATTGTTGACGAGTTAATTTCGAAAAACCTTGTTTATGCATGTCATTGCACGCGCAAAGAAATTAAAGCAATCGGAGGCATTTACCAAGGCCATTGCCGACATAAAAACCTCTCTTTAACAGATTCAGCACTGCGTTTAACTCAGCAATTTGCAACCAGTCACTACCATGATTTAATTCAAGGTGAAGTGTATATTGATAGCCAACTTGCCAAAGAAGATTACTTAATAAAGCGCAGCGATGGTTTATTTGCTTACCAACTGGTCGTGGTCGCTGATGATATTGCACAAGGTATTACAAGAGTCGTTCGCGGCGCTGATTTACTCGAACCGACCGCCCGACAACTCAGTTTGTTTAAGCAGCTTAATAAACCGGCCCCAGAATACGCTCACCTACCTTTAGCAGTAGCTAAACCCGGTTTTAAGCTATCAAAGCAAAATTACGCTCCGGCAATAGCAAAATCAGATCCAAAGCCCGCGTTGTTCGATGCCTTGCGCTTTTTAGGTTTAAAGCCAGAAAGCTCTCTTTTATCGTTAAATATCGAACAGATGTTAGCTTGGGCTGTTGAAACTTACCGCCTTGAACACATACCAAAGGTGCAAGAAATACAAGTTAGCGAGGATCCAAACTCCCCTTTTTGTAACTTTGTTACTATTGAAAAATAA
- a CDS encoding EF-hand domain-containing protein produces MKVTAQVASLLISIFSVSSYALDLQTTFNELDKDSNGFLSEAEASEDALLHGNFTQIDSNQDGQISFSEFQSFIQ; encoded by the coding sequence ATGAAAGTAACGGCCCAGGTAGCCAGTCTGCTTATAAGTATCTTCTCGGTAAGTAGTTATGCACTTGATTTGCAAACAACGTTTAACGAGCTTGATAAAGACAGTAATGGTTTTTTGAGTGAAGCAGAAGCATCTGAAGATGCATTATTGCATGGCAATTTTACTCAAATTGATAGTAACCAAGATGGCCAAATTTCATTTTCTGAGTTTCAGTCGTTTATTCAATAG
- a CDS encoding YgjV family protein: MSWEYLGYLASALLVASLTMSDVVKLRWLNLAGCIAFTFYGLAIGAVPVAFTNGLLAFVNVYHIIKLKRQQKADAE, from the coding sequence TTGAGTTGGGAATATTTAGGCTATTTAGCGTCAGCACTGTTGGTTGCTTCTTTGACAATGAGCGATGTAGTAAAGCTACGTTGGCTTAACCTAGCTGGGTGTATTGCATTTACCTTCTACGGGCTGGCAATAGGTGCCGTTCCGGTGGCCTTTACCAATGGCTTACTGGCATTTGTGAATGTTTACCACATTATTAAATTAAAGCGTCAGCAAAAAGCTGACGCCGAGTAA
- the sfsA gene encoding DNA/RNA nuclease SfsA has product MKFTPALQSATLIKRYKRFLADLKTSEGAEFTAHCANTGKMTGCAEPGFKAFYSTSDNAKRKYPQSLQLTQNQFNHLICVNTAVANYVVQEALTAGTIAELVDYQTIAAEVKYGQENSRIDFLLTDEHKPHCYVEVKSVTLLSQTDPQSGQGYFPDAKTERGQKHLRELIEMGQQGHRAVLFFAVLHEGINQVSAAAHIDPKYAQLLTEAIENGVEVIAYKAKISAEEIKLQEKCDFIS; this is encoded by the coding sequence ATGAAGTTTACTCCAGCATTACAATCAGCCACCTTAATCAAACGCTACAAACGTTTTTTAGCAGACTTAAAAACTTCCGAAGGCGCAGAGTTTACAGCTCACTGTGCTAATACCGGCAAAATGACGGGCTGTGCAGAGCCAGGGTTTAAGGCTTTTTATTCAACCAGTGATAATGCCAAACGCAAGTACCCTCAATCGTTGCAATTAACTCAGAACCAATTTAATCATTTAATTTGTGTTAATACCGCCGTGGCAAACTACGTTGTGCAAGAAGCGCTCACTGCAGGCACGATTGCTGAACTTGTTGACTATCAAACAATTGCTGCAGAAGTAAAATACGGCCAAGAAAATAGTCGTATCGATTTTTTATTAACAGATGAACACAAACCCCATTGCTATGTAGAAGTAAAATCAGTGACATTGCTTTCGCAAACAGACCCACAATCTGGGCAAGGTTATTTTCCAGATGCAAAAACTGAGCGTGGCCAAAAGCATCTGCGAGAGTTAATAGAAATGGGACAGCAAGGACATCGTGCCGTGCTATTTTTTGCCGTTTTACATGAAGGTATCAATCAAGTAAGTGCGGCTGCTCATATTGATCCCAAATATGCCCAACTTTTAACTGAAGCTATAGAAAACGGTGTTGAAGTCATTGCTTACAAAGCAAAAATTTCTGCTGAAGAAATTAAGCTGCAAGAAAAATGTGATTTTATTAGCTAA
- the dksA gene encoding RNA polymerase-binding protein DksA has product MPDQKRLGLLAQAGLEPYQEQPGEEYMNEAQRAHFKKILEAWRNDLRNEVDRTKSHMQDEAANFPDPVDRAAQEEEFSLELRTRDRERKLIKKIEKTILLIKEDEFGFCELCGIEIGIRRLEARPTADLCVDCKTLAEIKEKQSGRG; this is encoded by the coding sequence ATGCCAGACCAAAAAAGACTAGGGTTATTGGCTCAGGCCGGGTTGGAACCATATCAAGAACAGCCAGGTGAAGAGTATATGAATGAAGCACAACGTGCTCATTTTAAAAAAATTTTAGAAGCTTGGCGTAACGATTTACGTAACGAAGTAGACCGTACTAAATCGCACATGCAAGACGAAGCAGCTAACTTTCCAGATCCAGTAGACCGTGCAGCACAAGAAGAAGAGTTCTCACTAGAACTTCGTACTCGTGACCGCGAGCGTAAACTGATCAAGAAAATTGAGAAAACGATTCTATTAATCAAAGAAGATGAGTTTGGTTTCTGTGAATTGTGTGGTATCGAAATTGGTATTCGCCGCTTAGAAGCGCGTCCTACAGCTGATTTATGTGTAGACTGTAAAACGCTTGCAGAAATTAAAGAAAAGCAATCTGGACGCGGTTAA
- a CDS encoding EF-hand domain-containing protein — translation MSKLTFASLILYCVSSTVSFAADSIGEKFKQLDRNDDGYLTRSESARDPALWSRFKNYDSDKDNKLSLSEFKIYASK, via the coding sequence ATGTCAAAATTAACCTTTGCCAGCCTAATTTTATATTGTGTATCTAGCACAGTGAGTTTTGCTGCAGATAGTATTGGTGAAAAATTTAAACAACTTGACCGTAATGATGATGGTTACCTGACTCGTTCAGAGTCTGCCAGAGACCCAGCTTTGTGGTCACGTTTTAAAAACTACGACAGCGATAAAGATAATAAATTATCGCTCAGTGAATTTAAGATCTACGCAAGCAAATAA
- a CDS encoding HAMP domain-containing sensor histidine kinase — MQNTVAIKIKQLLNWRPSLIGQFVCSILLSLLPLSLVVILFLNALNKQLAVTQEIVGDNYEITKAFNNLKQDLNSLERATRQNWVLKSESLDSLIANKWQSSLQSVDELIFLSPTDDYISQWRQLAEVLQFAHQHLLIEQKQDGELFAPASKLISEQTNWLKEQNELRITKNQQQLKALQASFINWLVALIPLTLLVGGGFLWRISGRLRELTHVIDKLGQGHWQQKIQVRGSSELVELGNKLEWVQAQLHMLEQQKDTFLRHVTHELKTPLASMVEGTDLLADEIVGPINSEQQAVIELITQSMMRLRAMIESLLSYNAIRTSKQSLSELNFNLMMNKIERHFEHRLSARDLSIVWVNELPNKALFIYIELLEMVLIQLTSNALKFSPEHESVTIKASLKQGQLILSVSDLGVGIEDTEKAAVFGAFYQGKNAKQHTEMGSGLGLTIVKETVEQLNGKLSITDNEPQGCVFTAILPIQLTQGVN, encoded by the coding sequence ATGCAAAATACAGTAGCGATAAAAATAAAACAGTTACTCAATTGGCGACCTAGTCTTATTGGCCAGTTCGTCTGTAGCATTTTGCTGTCTTTACTACCGTTATCTTTGGTGGTGATTCTATTTTTAAATGCGCTCAATAAGCAGCTTGCAGTGACTCAAGAAATCGTCGGTGACAATTACGAAATTACCAAAGCATTTAACAACCTCAAACAAGACTTAAATAGCCTAGAAAGGGCAACTCGACAAAACTGGGTGCTTAAAAGTGAATCCCTCGATAGCTTGATTGCCAACAAGTGGCAATCGTCACTGCAAAGTGTTGATGAGCTTATATTCTTAAGCCCAACCGATGATTATATCTCGCAGTGGCGGCAATTAGCTGAGGTATTACAATTTGCGCATCAACATTTATTGATAGAACAAAAACAAGATGGTGAGCTGTTTGCACCTGCTAGTAAGCTTATCAGTGAGCAAACAAATTGGCTCAAAGAGCAAAATGAATTGCGCATCACAAAAAATCAGCAGCAATTAAAAGCACTTCAAGCTTCATTTATTAATTGGTTAGTTGCGTTAATTCCACTCACGTTATTGGTCGGGGGCGGGTTTCTTTGGCGGATCAGCGGACGGCTCAGAGAGCTCACACATGTTATTGATAAACTTGGACAAGGCCATTGGCAGCAAAAAATTCAAGTTCGAGGCTCGTCAGAGTTAGTTGAATTAGGTAACAAACTAGAGTGGGTTCAAGCACAGCTACATATGCTTGAGCAGCAAAAAGATACATTTTTACGCCATGTGACACATGAATTAAAAACGCCCCTAGCTTCTATGGTTGAAGGCACAGACTTACTCGCAGATGAAATTGTTGGTCCAATTAATAGCGAGCAACAAGCCGTTATTGAGCTAATAACGCAAAGTATGATGCGACTCAGAGCTATGATTGAAAGCCTGTTAAGTTACAACGCTATTCGCACAAGTAAGCAAAGCCTAAGCGAGCTTAACTTTAACTTGATGATGAATAAAATTGAGCGTCATTTTGAGCACCGGTTATCAGCGCGTGACTTATCCATTGTGTGGGTGAACGAGTTACCAAATAAAGCCTTGTTTATTTATATTGAACTACTTGAAATGGTGCTTATTCAGCTTACCTCAAATGCGCTAAAGTTTTCGCCGGAACACGAGTCAGTGACAATAAAAGCAAGTTTAAAACAGGGGCAGTTAATTTTGAGTGTCAGCGATTTAGGAGTAGGGATAGAGGATACTGAAAAAGCCGCTGTGTTTGGAGCTTTTTACCAAGGCAAGAATGCAAAACAACATACTGAAATGGGCAGCGGGCTCGGTTTAACCATAGTTAAAGAAACCGTTGAACAATTAAACGGTAAGCTCTCTATTACAGATAATGAGCCACAAGGGTGTGTATTTACAGCCATTTTACCAATTCAATTAACCCAAGGAGTTAACTGA
- a CDS encoding phosphoribosyltransferase produces MSDKCYITAQQLLEDSFRVAAQVYEDGFRPDFIIGIWRGGAPIGIAVQEYYDYKGIETDHIAVRTSSYYGINQQSKEIKVHGLHYIIENANADNSLLIVDDVFDSGRSIFALKEKLSELMRLNLPRDIRVACPYYKPKNSKVDMVPDYFIHESEEWLVFPHELSGLTPDEIIEGKSDLANIHDILLEK; encoded by the coding sequence ATGTCAGATAAGTGCTATATCACTGCGCAGCAGCTTCTTGAAGATTCATTTCGTGTTGCGGCACAAGTTTATGAAGATGGTTTCCGTCCTGATTTCATCATTGGTATTTGGCGTGGTGGTGCTCCAATTGGTATCGCAGTTCAAGAATATTATGATTACAAAGGCATCGAAACTGACCATATCGCAGTGCGTACTTCGTCGTATTACGGTATTAACCAGCAGTCTAAAGAGATCAAAGTACACGGCCTGCATTACATCATTGAAAATGCCAATGCAGATAACTCATTACTAATCGTTGATGACGTGTTTGATTCTGGCCGCAGCATTTTTGCATTAAAAGAAAAGCTTTCAGAGTTAATGCGTTTAAACCTACCACGTGATATTCGCGTTGCATGCCCGTACTACAAGCCGAAGAACTCAAAGGTAGATATGGTGCCAGATTACTTCATTCATGAGTCTGAAGAGTGGTTAGTGTTCCCTCATGAGCTTTCAGGCCTAACGCCAGACGAAATTATCGAAGGTAAGTCTGATTTAGCTAATATTCATGACATACTTTTAGAAAAGTAA
- a CDS encoding EF-hand domain-containing protein: MRIFWLASCTLITISFNSLALDVKQRFDHLDKDKNGFLSLQELSSQPHLQKRIAQWDTDKDKQISLLEFKHYLTNKS, from the coding sequence ATGAGAATTTTCTGGCTTGCTTCATGTACCTTAATTACTATAAGCTTCAATAGCTTAGCATTGGATGTAAAACAACGATTTGATCACCTAGATAAAGATAAAAATGGTTTTTTATCTTTGCAGGAACTGTCATCACAACCGCACTTGCAAAAACGCATAGCGCAATGGGATACAGATAAAGATAAACAAATCTCGCTCCTTGAGTTTAAACACTATTTAACAAACAAGAGTTAA
- a CDS encoding DUF1543 domain-containing protein: MALFLVYLGGRIQGCHIEMHDVRFVVGDNIEQTYSKLKAQWVGDKSNVHMDSYMQIKHIDGYQVEVVDTAHHQAEKLYFVNLGAYRADSLAEQHDFALYVARSSEEAKQRAKESLLAGMTHLHKDDLHDVDDCFAIDLLDSNLSIKLTPSGQAQEMKPDWFGYHVL, encoded by the coding sequence ATGGCGCTTTTTTTAGTCTATCTGGGCGGTCGTATTCAAGGTTGTCACATTGAAATGCACGACGTTCGATTTGTCGTAGGCGATAACATTGAACAAACCTATTCAAAATTAAAAGCACAATGGGTGGGTGATAAAAGCAATGTACATATGGATAGTTACATGCAAATTAAGCACATTGATGGCTATCAGGTCGAAGTGGTTGATACTGCGCATCACCAAGCTGAAAAACTATATTTTGTGAACTTAGGTGCCTATAGAGCAGATAGTCTTGCGGAGCAACATGATTTTGCATTGTACGTTGCGCGTAGCAGTGAAGAAGCAAAGCAACGCGCTAAAGAGTCTTTATTGGCGGGAATGACTCATCTTCATAAAGATGACTTACACGATGTAGACGATTGTTTTGCGATTGATTTGTTAGATAGCAACTTATCAATAAAATTAACGCCAAGCGGGCAAGCTCAAGAAATGAAGCCTGATTGGTTTGGCTATCACGTTCTGTAA
- a CDS encoding Crp/Fnr family transcriptional regulator, whose product MFQYHFSSYLVDQLLTFAGSSFQQAKKEVLIHQDQPLSKLVLVRSGTVSFSYDVGNGRRLLLGQLDCNNTLIGEIEALNNYPCIYTVTCFSDVSYNLIELKHWRALLLEKPELSLYTAQTIAAKFQENQKINLDKLLLPLSYNIAKDCLLRAENSNPTLLRAYPTVNAEAERFATTERAYRRVVTELVEKGLVQRSNQGLQVVDIDKLSEYVESFAQL is encoded by the coding sequence ATGTTTCAATATCATTTTTCAAGCTATCTTGTTGACCAACTACTGACATTTGCAGGCAGTAGTTTTCAACAAGCTAAAAAAGAAGTGCTGATCCACCAAGATCAACCCTTGTCAAAACTCGTATTAGTGAGAAGCGGCACAGTGTCGTTCAGCTATGACGTGGGTAATGGCCGACGTCTTCTTTTAGGCCAGCTTGATTGTAACAACACACTGATTGGTGAGATTGAAGCACTGAATAACTACCCGTGTATTTACACAGTTACGTGCTTTAGCGATGTAAGTTATAACCTAATTGAGCTTAAACATTGGCGCGCACTACTCTTAGAAAAGCCAGAGTTAAGCTTGTACACAGCGCAAACAATTGCCGCTAAGTTCCAAGAAAACCAAAAAATAAACTTAGATAAGCTGCTATTACCACTTAGCTACAACATAGCTAAAGATTGCTTATTAAGAGCTGAAAACAGTAATCCAACACTATTGCGTGCCTACCCTACAGTGAATGCTGAAGCAGAACGCTTTGCCACCACCGAAAGAGCTTATAGACGCGTAGTTACAGAACTAGTTGAAAAAGGCTTAGTGCAGAGAAGTAATCAAGGTTTACAAGTAGTAGATATCGACAAGCTTAGCGAATACGTAGAAAGTTTTGCGCAGTTATAA
- a CDS encoding sigma 54-interacting transcriptional regulator, translating to MNEVTKPRVLLVDDDASLLKLLAIRIESKGYLVSTVESGIEALQTLKNQTYDAVITDLRMDEMDGMALHRQLQSRYPSMPVIMMTAHGSIPDAVEATKQGIFAFITKPVDKDELFDSLAKAIEIHGVHGDETPTQTNIVTRSGAMLHLLEQVKLLGPTQVNVLISGASGTGKELLAQAIHQHSHVSDGPFVAINCGAVPGELLESELFGHKKGAFTGAVKDHQGLFQQAQGGTLFLDEIGDMPLNLQVKLLRVLQEKTIRPVGFQEEIPIDVRVVSATHKNLPEAISNQQFREDLYYRLNVVNLKLPPLCERREDISLLAQHFAGLIAKRMGQEQKQFANDAMHALVRYDWPGNIRQLQNVIEQVVALTPGKVIAAQLVESALNSNVSIAEPLSLNDAKKEFERDYLINTLKMSAGNVAEAAKLAKRNRSDFYKLIKKHNINVESLI from the coding sequence ATGAATGAAGTAACAAAACCACGGGTTTTATTAGTAGATGACGATGCGAGTTTATTAAAGTTACTGGCGATTAGAATTGAGTCTAAAGGCTACTTGGTAAGCACGGTTGAAAGTGGCATTGAGGCACTACAAACGCTAAAAAATCAAACTTATGATGCGGTGATCACCGACCTAAGAATGGATGAAATGGACGGCATGGCATTGCATCGCCAATTGCAAAGTCGCTATCCTTCGATGCCGGTGATTATGATGACAGCACATGGTTCGATACCTGATGCAGTAGAAGCGACGAAGCAAGGTATATTTGCGTTTATTACCAAGCCTGTTGATAAAGATGAGCTGTTCGACAGCCTTGCCAAAGCTATCGAAATCCATGGTGTACACGGTGATGAAACACCGACACAAACCAATATTGTCACCCGTAGCGGGGCGATGTTGCATTTACTTGAGCAAGTTAAATTGCTTGGTCCAACGCAAGTGAATGTGTTGATCTCAGGTGCCAGCGGCACCGGTAAAGAGTTGCTTGCACAGGCGATACATCAACACAGCCATGTTAGTGATGGGCCATTTGTGGCAATTAACTGCGGCGCTGTGCCGGGAGAGCTTTTAGAGTCTGAATTATTTGGGCATAAAAAAGGCGCATTTACAGGTGCAGTCAAAGACCATCAAGGTTTGTTTCAACAAGCACAAGGTGGTACCCTTTTTCTAGACGAAATTGGTGATATGCCGCTAAATTTACAAGTAAAACTGCTGAGGGTTTTACAAGAGAAAACCATTCGCCCAGTGGGCTTTCAAGAAGAGATCCCAATTGATGTGCGGGTGGTGTCGGCGACTCATAAGAACCTCCCAGAGGCAATTAGTAATCAGCAGTTCCGTGAAGATTTATACTACCGATTAAACGTGGTGAACTTAAAACTGCCTCCGCTTTGTGAACGCCGAGAAGATATAAGTTTGCTAGCGCAGCATTTTGCAGGTCTAATTGCTAAACGTATGGGGCAAGAGCAAAAGCAGTTTGCCAACGATGCAATGCATGCTTTGGTTCGCTATGACTGGCCGGGTAATATCCGTCAATTACAAAATGTGATAGAGCAAGTTGTAGCCCTTACACCGGGTAAAGTGATTGCTGCTCAGTTAGTTGAGAGTGCATTAAATAGTAATGTTAGTATTGCTGAGCCACTTTCGTTAAATGATGCAAAAAAAGAATTTGAGCGAGACTATTTAATTAATACGCTGAAAATGTCAGCGGGTAATGTTGCTGAAGCCGCAAAGCTTGCGAAACGTAATCGCTCAGATTTTTATAAATTAATTAAAAAGCACAACATTAATGTTGAAAGCTTAATATAA